The proteins below come from a single Thunnus thynnus chromosome 10, fThuThy2.1, whole genome shotgun sequence genomic window:
- the znf516 gene encoding zinc finger protein 516 isoform X1 codes for MNPRDSVEMMETQAVGQKEKLAGDKAKPGNNVEGEDDKIPGAYDCNICGRSFPFLSSLSQHMRRHTGARPYKCPYCDHRASQKGNLKVHIRSHKLGTLSSHHSNDDEEGGAEEEEMSVSEGLDGGTSPTKSSSACNRMINGDSAEDSRRKVPVRSMKREKSVTDQRPYCCRLCGYEAHREDQLLSHIEKVHITVDTEEETNVKEEAVAEPDVIQPQNDGTFPCETCGQVFTQAWFLKSHMKKHAGILDHCCRICGRRFREAWFLKSHMKTHNTKSRSRPKLDSAEHPATINDVAQDPDIVTGTVTSIYQMCSKCGNLFHNRESLRAHDKVHSLSSDRKSQNQCRPSDDEDSPAAKRRFLDYLNLQCVEEKTLDEEEEREKKMLGQRIPELDPVCSYQAWQLATKGRVVEPVEPSYKASYGGGSLGEEALAGAAVVFEKESSRYVLQGQEKRSSGRRSSSGLGSHASSGDRTPESLSDSEYRPSSRQDRRRSSQSQASSKSNECFECGKVFRSRHQMIVHQRVHRKDGGRASVGEKERNARNDRWGSTSDPESGSPSRPSTPGYGDSPPASNLGDQASEMGTANSGELADEKPYICSLCDFVTTESQAYLTHVRVQHPAAPGDRPSPIPSPSSSSDRGTPSGYPKLKKALLHGLNNSTSSSAYLSARSSPLDPSMTPVDLCVRAEGHRGTASSNLDRKILPNHKCSFCSHSTRYPEVLWMHQTVAHRINSSSSNLAPKWALKNSSKGSRDSLLSSKRRTGPPPVLEGKECPPLPPLMRAQRTRPPTSSNEALKKNRSGSQAATPSSSCSPSSSLSRGSSSTPGTQAGRVPVRPGSSSSSSSSSSNVRHMENQSHPSRFRPKVDIYPRGSSLSSSSSLEKSTGTLSRSSAPSPSSAPASRMADRYLMPQEGLGFMLSSKHGLAEYSRARGPPHQPLPNSQSQGRANATRPSTIIHSSIAGNNYGASQAHGGTLQNSSSSSSLPSEARGDVKQEPIAETPEVPSDILSFLKSPHELAAFYHRWGAANALLDPTGMLRSLMRQGQYFCHECGKSFSQPSHLRTHMRSHTGERPFCCQLCPYRASQKGNLKTHVQSVHHMPFDNSQYPDTRTLLLSQEEQGALAAKHPPTSQQQQQQ; via the exons ATGAATCCTAGAGACAGTGTGGAGATGATGGAGACCCAGGCAGTAGGTCAGAAAGAGAAGCTAGCTGGAGACAAAGCCAAGCCTGGAAACAACGTTGAGGGTGAGGATGACAAAATACCTGGGGCATACGACTGCAACATTTGTGGACGCAGCTTCCCGTTCCTCAGCTCTTTGTCGCAGCATATGAGACGCCACACGGGTGCACGCCCTTACAAATGCCCCTACTGTGACCACAGGGCCTCTCAGAAGGGCAACCTCAAAGTCCACATCCGCAGCCACAAACTAGGCACGCTCTCCAGCCACCACTCCAATGACGATGAAGAGGGAGgagccgaggaggaggagatgagtgTTTCAGAGGGTCTTGATGGAGGCACAAGTCCAACCAAGAGCAGCTCAGCCTGTAACCGGATGATCAATGGGGATAGTGCAGAGGATAGTCGGAGGAAAGTGCCTGTGAGGAGCATGAAAAGAGAGAAGTCTGTTACTGACCAGCGGCCTTACTGTTGCCGTCTATGTGGCTATGAGGCCCATCGGGAAGACCAGCTCCTCAGCCACATCGAGAAGGTCCACATCACTGtagacacagaggaggagacCAATGTTAAGGAAGAGGCTGTGGCCGAACCTGATGTCATCCAACCCCAGAATGATGGGACCTTTCCTTGTGAGACCTGTGGCCAGGTCTTCACTCAAGCCTGGTTTCTGAAGTCACACATGAAGAAACATGCAGGGATCCTGGACCACTGCTGCCGTATTTGTGGACGACGGTTCCGCGAAGCTTGGTTTCTCAAATctcacatgaaaacacacaacaccaaATCCAGGTCACGGCCAAAATTAGATTCTGCTGAACATCCAGCCACCATCAATGATGTAGCCCAGGATCCTGATATTGTTACAGGCACTGTTACATCCATCTATCAAATGTGTTCCAAATGTGGGAACCTGTTTCACAACAGAGAAAGCCTGAGGGCCCATGATAAAGTCCACAGTCTCAGCTCTGACAGGAAATCCCAGAACCAGTGCAGACCAAGTGATGATGAGGACTCACCAGCTGCTAAAAGACGTTTCCTTGACTACTTAAACCTCCAGTGTGTTGAGGAAAAGACTctagatgaagaggaggagagggagaagaagatgCTGGGTCAAAGAATCCCGGAGCTTGATCCAGTTTGCAGCTACCAGGCCTGGCAATTAGCCACTAAAGGAAGAGTTGTGGAGCCAGTGGAGCCTAGTTACAAGGCCTCCTATGGGGGAGGAAGTCTGGGGGAGGAGGCCCTTGCTGGAGCTGCTGTAGTTTTTGAGAAAGAGAGCAGCCGTTATGTTCTGCAAGGCCAAGAGAAACGCAGTTCGGGACGACGCAGCAGCTCTGGTTTGGGAAGCCACGCTTCTTCAGGGGACAGGACACCAGAGAGCCTCAGCGACTCTGAGTACAGACCTTCGTCTCGCCAGGACCGAAGACGATCATCCCAGTCTCAAGCCTCTTCCAAATCCAATGAGTGCTTTGAGTGCGGGAAGGTCTTCCGCAGTCGTCATCAGATGATTGTCCACCAGCGGGTCCACAGGAAGGATGGAGGCAGGGCATCTGtcggagagaaagaaagaaacgcAAGAAACGACAGATGGGGCTCCACCAGTGATCCAGAGTCAGGCTCGCCAAGCCGGCCCAGCACCCCGGGGTATGGAGATTCTCCACCAGCCTCCAACCTTGGAGACCAGGCATCCGAGATGGGCACCGCAAACTCAGGAGAGCTTGCAG ATGAGAAGCCTTACATCTGCAGCTTGTGTGACTTTGTTACAACCGAGTCACAAGCCTATTTGACTCATGTTCGTGTCCAACACCCGGCTGCCCCTGGAGACAGACCCAGCCCCATTCCCAGCCCTAGCTCCAGCTCTGACAGAGGCACCCCCAGTGGTTACCCCAAGTTGAAGAAAGCCCTTCTTCATGGGCTGAACAACTCCACATCTTCTTCTGCTTACCTTTCCGCTCGATCCTCACCACTTGATCCCAGCATGACCCCAGTGGATCTATGTGTGAGGGCTGAAGGCCACAGGGGCACAGCCTCGTCAAACCTGGACAGGAAGATCCTACCTAACCATAAGTGCTCCTTTTGCTCCCACTCCACTCGCTACCCCGAGGTGCTGTGGATGCACCAGACTGTGGCTCACCGCATCAACAGCAGTAGCTCCAATCTGGCTCCTAAATGGGCCCTGAAAAACAGCTCCAAGGGCTCCAGGGACAGCTTGTTATCCTCCAAGAGACGCACTGGTCCCCCACCAGTCCTGGAGGGGAAGGAGTGTCCACCACTGCCACCACTGATGCGTGCCCAACGTACGCGCCCCCCGACCTCCTCCAACGAGGCACTAAAGAAGAACAGGTCAGGCAGTCAAGCAGCTACGCCGTCATCATCCTGTTCCCCCTCCTCCTCGCTCTCCAGGGGCTCCTCATCCACCCCAGGCACCCAAGCTGGGAGAGTTCCTGTACGaccaggcagcagcagcagcagcagcagcagcagcagcaatgtcAGACACATGGAGAACCAAAGTCATCCTTCTCGCTTCAGACCCAAAGTAGATATATACCCTCGGGGAAGCTCATTGTCATCTTCCAGCTCCTTGGAGAAGAGCACTGGCACCCTCTCACGTTCCTCAGCCCCAAGCCCCAGCTCCGCTCCAGCTTCCAGGATGGCAGACCGCTACTTAATGCCTCAGGAGGGCCTGGGTTTCATGTTGTCTAGCAAACATGGCCTAGCAGAGTACAGCCGAGCCAGGGGTCCCCCTCATCAGCCACTTCCCAACTCCCAAAGCCAGGGCCGGGCTAATGCTACAAGGCCTAGCACCATCATCCATAGCTCCATAGCAGGAAACAACTACGGAGCTTCCCAGGCACATGGAGGAACTCTGCAgaattcctcctcctcctcttctttgcCTTCAGAAGCTCGTGGAGATGTGAAGCAGGAACCAATCGCAGAAACACCGGAGGTGCCAAGTGACATCCTCAGCTTCCTCAAAAGCCCCCATGAACTGGCTGCCTTCTACCACCGCTGGGGTGCAGCCAATGCCCTGTTGGATCCCACTG GGATGCTGAGGTCTCTCATGCGGCAGGGACAGTATTTCTGTCATGAGTGTGGAAAGAGTTTCAGTCAGCCCAGCCACCTGCGCACTCATATGAGATCCCATACAG GGGAGAGGCCATTCTGCTGCCAGCTCTGCCCATACCGAGCCTCTCAGAAAGGGAACCTAAAGACACACGTCCAGAGTGTCCACCACATGCCTTTTGACAACAGCCAGTACCCAGACACAAGGACCTTGTTACTGAGCCAGGAGGAGCAAGGAGCACTGGCTGCCAAACACCCAccaacatcacaacaacaacagcagcagtag
- the znf516 gene encoding zinc finger protein 516 isoform X2 — protein sequence MNPRDSVEMMETQAVGQKEKLAGDKAKPGNNVEGEDDKIPGAYDCNICGRSFPFLSSLSQHMRRHTGARPYKCPYCDHRASQKGNLKVHIRSHKLGTLSSHHSNDDEEGGAEEEEMSVSEGLDGGTSPTKSSSACNRMINGDSAEDSRRKVPVRSMKREKSVTDQRPYCCRLCGYEAHREDQLLSHIEKVHITVDTEEETNVKEEAVAEPDVIQPQNDGTFPCETCGQVFTQAWFLKSHMKKHAGILDHCCRICGRRFREAWFLKSHMKTHNTKSRSRPKLDSAEHPATINDVAQDPDIVTGTVTSIYQMCSKCGNLFHNRESLRAHDKVHSLSSDRKSQNQCRPSDDEDSPAAKRRFLDYLNLQCVEEKTLDEEEEREKKMLGQRIPELDPVCSYQAWQLATKGRVVEPVEPSYKASYGGGSLGEEALAGAAVVFEKESSRYVLQGQEKRSSGRRSSSGLGSHASSGDRTPESLSDSEYRPSSRQDRRRSSQSQASSKSNECFECGKVFRSRHQMIVHQRVHRKDGGRASVGEKERNARNDRWGSTSDPESGSPSRPSTPGYGDSPPASNLGDQASEMGTANSGELADEKPYICSLCDFVTTESQAYLTHVRVQHPAAPGDRPSPIPSPSSSSDRGTPSGYPKLKKALLHGLNNSTSSSAYLSARSSPLDPSMTPVDLCVRAEGHRGTASSNLDRKILPNHKCSFCSHSTRYPEVLWMHQTVAHRINSSSSNLAPKWALKNSSKGSRDSLLSSKRRTGPPPVLEGKECPPLPPLMRAQRTRPPTSSNEALKKNRSGSQAATPSSSCSPSSSLSRGSSSTPGTQAGRVPVRPGSSSSSSSSSSNVRHMENQSHPSRFRPKVDIYPRGSSLSSSSSLEKSTGTLSRSSAPSPSSAPASRMADRYLMPQEGLGFMLSSKHGLAEYSRARGPPHQPLPNSQSQGRANATRPSTIIHSSIAGNNYGASQAHGGTLQNSSSSSSLPSEARGDVKQEPIAETPEVPSDILSFLKSPHELAAFYHRWGAANALLDPTGMLRSLMRQGQYFCHECGKSFSQPSHLRTHMRSHTVGFDFNGLHRGTDAHTTASEAPKQGRGHSAASSAHTEPLRKGT from the exons ATGAATCCTAGAGACAGTGTGGAGATGATGGAGACCCAGGCAGTAGGTCAGAAAGAGAAGCTAGCTGGAGACAAAGCCAAGCCTGGAAACAACGTTGAGGGTGAGGATGACAAAATACCTGGGGCATACGACTGCAACATTTGTGGACGCAGCTTCCCGTTCCTCAGCTCTTTGTCGCAGCATATGAGACGCCACACGGGTGCACGCCCTTACAAATGCCCCTACTGTGACCACAGGGCCTCTCAGAAGGGCAACCTCAAAGTCCACATCCGCAGCCACAAACTAGGCACGCTCTCCAGCCACCACTCCAATGACGATGAAGAGGGAGgagccgaggaggaggagatgagtgTTTCAGAGGGTCTTGATGGAGGCACAAGTCCAACCAAGAGCAGCTCAGCCTGTAACCGGATGATCAATGGGGATAGTGCAGAGGATAGTCGGAGGAAAGTGCCTGTGAGGAGCATGAAAAGAGAGAAGTCTGTTACTGACCAGCGGCCTTACTGTTGCCGTCTATGTGGCTATGAGGCCCATCGGGAAGACCAGCTCCTCAGCCACATCGAGAAGGTCCACATCACTGtagacacagaggaggagacCAATGTTAAGGAAGAGGCTGTGGCCGAACCTGATGTCATCCAACCCCAGAATGATGGGACCTTTCCTTGTGAGACCTGTGGCCAGGTCTTCACTCAAGCCTGGTTTCTGAAGTCACACATGAAGAAACATGCAGGGATCCTGGACCACTGCTGCCGTATTTGTGGACGACGGTTCCGCGAAGCTTGGTTTCTCAAATctcacatgaaaacacacaacaccaaATCCAGGTCACGGCCAAAATTAGATTCTGCTGAACATCCAGCCACCATCAATGATGTAGCCCAGGATCCTGATATTGTTACAGGCACTGTTACATCCATCTATCAAATGTGTTCCAAATGTGGGAACCTGTTTCACAACAGAGAAAGCCTGAGGGCCCATGATAAAGTCCACAGTCTCAGCTCTGACAGGAAATCCCAGAACCAGTGCAGACCAAGTGATGATGAGGACTCACCAGCTGCTAAAAGACGTTTCCTTGACTACTTAAACCTCCAGTGTGTTGAGGAAAAGACTctagatgaagaggaggagagggagaagaagatgCTGGGTCAAAGAATCCCGGAGCTTGATCCAGTTTGCAGCTACCAGGCCTGGCAATTAGCCACTAAAGGAAGAGTTGTGGAGCCAGTGGAGCCTAGTTACAAGGCCTCCTATGGGGGAGGAAGTCTGGGGGAGGAGGCCCTTGCTGGAGCTGCTGTAGTTTTTGAGAAAGAGAGCAGCCGTTATGTTCTGCAAGGCCAAGAGAAACGCAGTTCGGGACGACGCAGCAGCTCTGGTTTGGGAAGCCACGCTTCTTCAGGGGACAGGACACCAGAGAGCCTCAGCGACTCTGAGTACAGACCTTCGTCTCGCCAGGACCGAAGACGATCATCCCAGTCTCAAGCCTCTTCCAAATCCAATGAGTGCTTTGAGTGCGGGAAGGTCTTCCGCAGTCGTCATCAGATGATTGTCCACCAGCGGGTCCACAGGAAGGATGGAGGCAGGGCATCTGtcggagagaaagaaagaaacgcAAGAAACGACAGATGGGGCTCCACCAGTGATCCAGAGTCAGGCTCGCCAAGCCGGCCCAGCACCCCGGGGTATGGAGATTCTCCACCAGCCTCCAACCTTGGAGACCAGGCATCCGAGATGGGCACCGCAAACTCAGGAGAGCTTGCAG ATGAGAAGCCTTACATCTGCAGCTTGTGTGACTTTGTTACAACCGAGTCACAAGCCTATTTGACTCATGTTCGTGTCCAACACCCGGCTGCCCCTGGAGACAGACCCAGCCCCATTCCCAGCCCTAGCTCCAGCTCTGACAGAGGCACCCCCAGTGGTTACCCCAAGTTGAAGAAAGCCCTTCTTCATGGGCTGAACAACTCCACATCTTCTTCTGCTTACCTTTCCGCTCGATCCTCACCACTTGATCCCAGCATGACCCCAGTGGATCTATGTGTGAGGGCTGAAGGCCACAGGGGCACAGCCTCGTCAAACCTGGACAGGAAGATCCTACCTAACCATAAGTGCTCCTTTTGCTCCCACTCCACTCGCTACCCCGAGGTGCTGTGGATGCACCAGACTGTGGCTCACCGCATCAACAGCAGTAGCTCCAATCTGGCTCCTAAATGGGCCCTGAAAAACAGCTCCAAGGGCTCCAGGGACAGCTTGTTATCCTCCAAGAGACGCACTGGTCCCCCACCAGTCCTGGAGGGGAAGGAGTGTCCACCACTGCCACCACTGATGCGTGCCCAACGTACGCGCCCCCCGACCTCCTCCAACGAGGCACTAAAGAAGAACAGGTCAGGCAGTCAAGCAGCTACGCCGTCATCATCCTGTTCCCCCTCCTCCTCGCTCTCCAGGGGCTCCTCATCCACCCCAGGCACCCAAGCTGGGAGAGTTCCTGTACGaccaggcagcagcagcagcagcagcagcagcagcagcaatgtcAGACACATGGAGAACCAAAGTCATCCTTCTCGCTTCAGACCCAAAGTAGATATATACCCTCGGGGAAGCTCATTGTCATCTTCCAGCTCCTTGGAGAAGAGCACTGGCACCCTCTCACGTTCCTCAGCCCCAAGCCCCAGCTCCGCTCCAGCTTCCAGGATGGCAGACCGCTACTTAATGCCTCAGGAGGGCCTGGGTTTCATGTTGTCTAGCAAACATGGCCTAGCAGAGTACAGCCGAGCCAGGGGTCCCCCTCATCAGCCACTTCCCAACTCCCAAAGCCAGGGCCGGGCTAATGCTACAAGGCCTAGCACCATCATCCATAGCTCCATAGCAGGAAACAACTACGGAGCTTCCCAGGCACATGGAGGAACTCTGCAgaattcctcctcctcctcttctttgcCTTCAGAAGCTCGTGGAGATGTGAAGCAGGAACCAATCGCAGAAACACCGGAGGTGCCAAGTGACATCCTCAGCTTCCTCAAAAGCCCCCATGAACTGGCTGCCTTCTACCACCGCTGGGGTGCAGCCAATGCCCTGTTGGATCCCACTG GGATGCTGAGGTCTCTCATGCGGCAGGGACAGTATTTCTGTCATGAGTGTGGAAAGAGTTTCAGTCAGCCCAGCCACCTGCGCACTCATATGAGATCCCATACAG TTGGGTTTGATTTTAACGGACTCCACAGAGGTACTGACGCTCACACCACCGCTTCTGAAGCTCCCAAACAA GGGAGAGGCCATTCTGCTGCCAGCTCTGCCCATACCGAGCCTCTCAGAAAGGGAACCTAA